Proteins from a single region of Bradyrhizobium diazoefficiens:
- a CDS encoding response regulator: protein MSRSQLVAEHLPLLRRYARALTGSQASGDAYVAAMLEAMLGDPSVLDETHGPRAGLFRLFTQIWNSVSVNDDAEVATLPMPPERRLSNITPLPRQAFLLLSLEGFSEEEVAYILATDVAETRRLADAAGREMAAEIATDVLIIEDETFIAMDLESLVKNLGHNVVGVARTHADAVALAKNKRPGLILADIQLADGSSGLDAVNELLRTFEVPVVFITAYPERFLTGERPEPAFLISKPFQPAMVSAVASQALFFQRNSRNRTPKAPAA, encoded by the coding sequence ATGTCCCGTTCACAGCTCGTTGCTGAACACTTGCCATTGTTGCGCCGATACGCGCGCGCCCTGACAGGCAGCCAAGCCTCCGGCGACGCCTATGTCGCGGCCATGTTGGAAGCCATGCTGGGGGATCCGTCGGTGCTCGACGAGACCCACGGGCCGCGGGCCGGCCTGTTCCGGCTGTTCACACAGATCTGGAATTCGGTCTCCGTCAATGACGACGCCGAGGTGGCGACGCTGCCGATGCCGCCGGAGCGGCGGCTGTCCAACATCACGCCGCTGCCGCGGCAGGCTTTCCTGCTGCTCTCGCTCGAAGGATTTTCGGAAGAGGAAGTGGCCTATATTCTCGCGACCGATGTCGCCGAGACGCGGCGGCTGGCCGACGCCGCCGGCCGCGAGATGGCGGCCGAGATCGCAACCGACGTCCTGATCATCGAGGACGAGACCTTCATCGCCATGGACCTCGAGAGCCTGGTGAAGAATCTCGGTCACAATGTCGTCGGCGTCGCGCGTACCCATGCCGATGCGGTGGCGCTGGCCAAGAACAAGCGGCCGGGCCTCATTCTCGCCGACATCCAGCTCGCCGACGGCTCGTCGGGCCTGGATGCCGTCAACGAGCTGCTGCGTACCTTCGAGGTGCCGGTGGTGTTCATCACCGCCTACCCGGAGCGCTTCCTCACCGGCGAGCGTCCCGAGCCGGCGTTCCTGATCTCAAAGCCGTTCCAGCCCGCAATGGTGTCGGCGGTGGCGAGCCAGGCCCTGTTCTTCCAGCGCAACTCGCGCAACCGTACGCCCAAGGCGCCAGCGGCCTAA
- a CDS encoding NepR family anti-sigma factor, producing the protein MKDLKSQASKSTTPGKGGLTPEIQSRIGHQLRAMYDDVVRQGVPDRFAELIKKLDAPGAGSQNENGAGGSNDNHGRD; encoded by the coding sequence ATGAAAGATCTCAAGTCTCAAGCCAGCAAAAGCACGACCCCCGGCAAGGGAGGCCTAACTCCGGAGATCCAATCCCGGATCGGGCACCAATTGCGCGCCATGTACGACGATGTCGTACGGCAGGGGGTTCCGGACCGGTTCGCGGAGCTCATCAAGAAGCTTGATGCGCCGGGAGCTGGATCCCAGAACGAGAATGGGGCTGGGGGCTCCAACGATAACCATGGGAGGGATTAA
- a CDS encoding sigma-70 family RNA polymerase sigma factor, translated as MPLTNSLRDDILAAVPSLRAFAISLSGNADRADDLVQETLLRALANIDSFQPGSNLPAWLFTILRNLFRSDYRKRRREVEDAEGNYAKTLKTQPSQNAHLEFEEFRTALDKLPQDQREALILVGASGFSYEDAASICGCAVGTIKSRVNRARSKLAALLYVDGAEDFGPDETVRAVIGGSGG; from the coding sequence ATGCCTCTCACGAACTCCCTGCGTGACGATATCCTCGCGGCCGTGCCGAGCCTTCGCGCGTTCGCGATCTCGCTCAGCGGCAATGCGGACCGCGCCGACGATTTGGTGCAGGAGACGCTGTTGCGCGCGCTTGCCAACATCGACTCATTCCAGCCCGGCTCCAACCTGCCGGCATGGCTGTTCACGATCCTGCGCAACCTGTTCCGCTCCGACTACCGCAAGCGGCGGCGCGAGGTCGAGGATGCCGAGGGCAACTATGCCAAGACGCTGAAGACGCAGCCTTCGCAGAATGCCCATCTCGAATTCGAGGAGTTTCGCACCGCGCTCGACAAGCTTCCGCAGGACCAGCGCGAGGCCTTGATCCTGGTCGGCGCCTCGGGCTTCTCCTATGAGGATGCGGCTTCGATCTGCGGCTGTGCGGTCGGGACCATCAAGAGCCGCGTTAACCGCGCGCGCTCGAAGCTCGCCGCGCTGCTCTATGTCGACGGCGCAGAGGATTTCGGGCCTGATGAGACCGTGCGCGCCGTGATCGGCGGCAGCGGCGGATAG
- a CDS encoding nitroreductase produces the protein MDAKVPNARHSNEDRIGVLEELLKERYSVRAFLPKEVDRATIEHVLATAQRTASWCNSQPWQVIIASGEAKERFRQLIYKEASSGLGDDYDFTPPREYVGVYLERRRESGFQLYNTLGISRGDRSGYAKQALENYNFFGAPHVAIIHTDEPLGIYGAIDCGAYVSNFMLAAQALGLGTIPQAALARHSGLIRRHFNLADDRRVVCGISFGYADNAHKVNSYRTSRATVADTATFIDK, from the coding sequence ATGGACGCCAAAGTGCCAAACGCCCGCCACTCCAATGAAGACCGCATCGGCGTGCTCGAAGAGCTCCTCAAGGAGCGCTACTCCGTTCGTGCCTTCCTCCCCAAGGAGGTCGACCGCGCCACCATCGAGCATGTGCTGGCGACGGCGCAGCGCACCGCGTCCTGGTGCAACAGCCAGCCCTGGCAAGTCATCATCGCCAGCGGCGAAGCCAAGGAGCGCTTCCGCCAGCTGATCTACAAGGAAGCATCCAGCGGCCTCGGCGACGACTATGACTTCACGCCGCCGCGCGAATATGTCGGCGTCTATCTCGAACGCCGCCGCGAGAGCGGCTTTCAGCTCTACAACACGCTCGGCATTTCCCGCGGCGACAGAAGCGGCTACGCCAAGCAGGCGCTGGAGAACTACAATTTCTTCGGCGCGCCGCATGTCGCGATCATTCACACTGACGAGCCGCTCGGCATCTATGGCGCGATTGATTGCGGTGCCTATGTCAGCAATTTCATGCTCGCAGCCCAGGCGCTCGGGCTCGGCACGATTCCGCAGGCGGCGCTGGCGCGCCACTCCGGCCTGATCCGCCGCCACTTCAATCTGGCCGACGATCGCCGTGTCGTCTGCGGCATCTCATTCGGCTATGCGGATAATGCGCATAAGGTCAACAGCTACCGCACCTCGCGTGCAACCGTCGCCGACACGGCGACGTTCATCGATAAGTGA
- a CDS encoding acyl-CoA dehydrogenase: protein MNFDDTPQEAAFRETARKWVAANAPKEFEQELSKSSLGRIRLAKHDMVEVGKAWQRKKAEGGWACLHWPKEYGGRGATPIERVIWQQEEGVYGKLTQPFQIGEGMCGPTVMAWGSEDAKRRYLPKLASGEEIWCQLFSEPSAGSDVAGLRTRAEKKGDNWVVNGQKIWTSGAHYSDFGLLIARTDPNVPKHKGLTMFFLDMKSPGVEVRPIKQANGMQEFNEVYFTDVVIPDSQRLGAVGEGWSVSLTTLMNERMSIGSRLATGVPEMFEFCSNLMLEDGLAIDDPAVRSKLASWAVKSSGLKYTSYRAISSLSKGERPGPENSIGKLVSGMMLQDIATYAMDLQGAAGVLTGSDEETVHGQFQQMLLSSPSMRIAGGTDEILRNIIAERVLGLPGDIRIDKDVPYNKIPTKGR, encoded by the coding sequence ATGAATTTCGACGACACCCCGCAGGAAGCCGCATTCCGCGAGACCGCGCGCAAATGGGTCGCCGCCAACGCGCCAAAGGAGTTCGAGCAGGAGCTGTCAAAGTCCTCGCTCGGCCGCATCAGGCTCGCCAAGCACGATATGGTCGAGGTCGGAAAGGCTTGGCAGAGGAAGAAAGCGGAGGGCGGCTGGGCCTGCCTGCACTGGCCGAAGGAATATGGCGGCCGGGGCGCCACGCCGATCGAGCGCGTGATCTGGCAACAGGAGGAAGGCGTCTACGGCAAGCTGACGCAGCCGTTCCAGATCGGCGAGGGCATGTGCGGCCCGACCGTGATGGCCTGGGGCAGCGAAGATGCCAAACGCCGCTATCTGCCGAAGCTCGCCTCAGGCGAGGAGATCTGGTGCCAGCTGTTCTCCGAGCCGTCGGCCGGATCCGACGTCGCGGGCCTGCGCACACGCGCCGAGAAGAAGGGCGACAATTGGGTCGTCAACGGCCAGAAGATCTGGACCTCGGGCGCGCATTACTCGGACTTCGGCCTGCTGATCGCGCGCACCGATCCGAATGTGCCCAAGCACAAAGGCCTCACCATGTTCTTCCTGGACATGAAGAGCCCGGGCGTCGAAGTCCGCCCGATCAAACAGGCCAACGGCATGCAGGAATTCAACGAGGTTTATTTCACCGATGTGGTGATCCCAGACAGCCAACGGCTCGGCGCCGTCGGCGAAGGCTGGAGCGTGTCGCTGACCACCCTGATGAACGAGCGCATGTCGATCGGGTCGCGGCTTGCGACCGGCGTGCCCGAAATGTTCGAGTTCTGCTCCAATCTGATGCTGGAGGATGGCCTTGCCATCGACGATCCCGCCGTGCGCTCGAAGCTCGCGAGCTGGGCGGTGAAGTCGAGCGGGCTGAAATACACCAGCTACCGCGCGATCTCGTCGCTGTCCAAGGGCGAGCGTCCGGGGCCGGAAAATTCGATCGGCAAGCTGGTTTCGGGCATGATGCTGCAGGACATCGCGACCTACGCCATGGACCTCCAGGGTGCAGCCGGCGTTCTCACAGGCAGCGACGAGGAGACGGTGCACGGTCAGTTCCAGCAGATGCTGCTGTCCTCGCCGTCGATGCGCATCGCTGGCGGCACCGATGAGATCTTGCGCAACATCATCGCCGAGCGAGTGCTGGGATTGCCCGGCGACATCCGTATCGACAAGGACGTACCGTATAACAAGATCCCGACCAAGGGACGGTGA
- a CDS encoding acyl-CoA dehydrogenase — protein MNFDDTPQEAEFRATARAWIGANAPKQYEEELRTSSLGRTQLKNANILEVAKAWQKKKADAGWACLHWPNEYGGRGASPIERVIWQQEEGAFGKLSHMFIIGHGMCGPTMMAFAREEHKRTYLPPLASGERIWCQLFSETAGGSDVAGLRTRAEKEGDDWIINGQKIWTSGAHYSDYGILLTRTDPDVPKHKGLTMFFLDMKSPGVEVRPIKQASGASDFNEVYFSDVRIPDHQRLGEVGDGWNVSLTTLMNERMSIGAGVSTGFPELFEYCSSLVLDDGPAIENPAVRSKLATWAVKASGLRYTSMRAISALSKGERPGPENSIGKLVAGSMIQDVATYALDLQGAAGVVSGAEDAEVAGRFQAMLLRAPGTRVEGGTDEIMRNIIAERVLGLPGDIRVDKDVPFNKIPTNGRN, from the coding sequence ATGAACTTCGACGACACCCCGCAGGAAGCCGAATTCCGCGCCACCGCCCGAGCGTGGATCGGCGCTAACGCGCCAAAGCAGTACGAAGAAGAGCTGCGCACATCCTCGCTCGGCCGCACCCAGCTCAAGAACGCCAACATATTGGAGGTCGCAAAAGCCTGGCAAAAGAAGAAGGCCGATGCCGGCTGGGCTTGCCTGCACTGGCCGAACGAGTATGGCGGGCGCGGCGCCTCGCCGATTGAGCGCGTGATCTGGCAGCAGGAAGAGGGCGCGTTCGGAAAACTCTCCCACATGTTCATCATCGGCCATGGCATGTGCGGGCCGACCATGATGGCGTTCGCGCGCGAGGAGCACAAGCGCACCTATCTGCCGCCGCTCGCCTCCGGAGAGAGGATCTGGTGCCAGCTGTTCTCCGAGACAGCCGGCGGCTCTGACGTCGCAGGGCTCCGCACGCGCGCGGAGAAGGAGGGCGACGATTGGATCATCAACGGTCAGAAGATCTGGACCTCGGGCGCGCATTATTCCGACTACGGCATCCTGCTCACCCGCACCGATCCTGATGTGCCGAAGCACAAGGGGCTCACCATGTTCTTCCTGGATATGAAGAGCCCCGGCGTCGAGGTGCGGCCGATCAAGCAGGCGAGCGGCGCCTCCGACTTCAACGAGGTCTATTTCAGTGACGTCCGCATTCCCGACCATCAGCGCCTCGGCGAGGTCGGTGACGGCTGGAACGTCTCTCTGACCACGCTGATGAACGAGCGCATGTCGATTGGCGCGGGCGTCTCTACCGGTTTCCCGGAGCTGTTCGAATATTGCTCCAGCCTGGTGCTTGACGACGGCCCGGCAATCGAGAATCCCGCGGTACGCTCGAAGCTCGCGACCTGGGCGGTGAAGGCCAGCGGGCTGCGCTACACCAGCATGCGCGCGATCTCGGCGCTGTCGAAGGGCGAGCGCCCGGGCCCGGAGAACTCCATCGGCAAGCTGGTGGCGGGCTCGATGATCCAGGACGTTGCGACCTATGCGCTGGATCTGCAAGGCGCTGCTGGCGTAGTCAGCGGTGCCGAGGATGCAGAAGTCGCTGGCCGTTTCCAGGCGATGCTGCTGCGCGCGCCGGGCACGCGCGTCGAAGGCGGCACCGACGAGATCATGCGCAACATCATCGCCGAGCGGGTGCTGGGCCTGCCCGGCGATATCCGTGTCGACAAGGACGTGCCGTTCAACAAGATCCCGACCAACGGAAGGAACTAG
- a CDS encoding acyl-CoA dehydrogenase family protein — MNFDFSEDQKQLRDQARKFLTEKCSPKAVRVVLDGKAPYDKELWKGLAEMGFLGVAIPEEFGGAGAGHLELCVIAEEMGRANAPVPFSSTVYLAAEALLLAGSEAQKKKWLPAIASGDAIGTLALFEGKGNPSPKNVKLMAANGVLNGVKKPVADGAIADFAVVAARTGSSGRDGDISLFLVDLRAGGVEVKSLTNLDPTRGQAEIIFQDCKAEPLGASGEGWSILSQVLDRAAVLCAFEQVGGANRALEMGRDYALDRIAFGRQIGSFQAVKHMLADMYVSATLARSNCYYGAWALSTNAAELPEAAAAARISATQAFQHCAKNNIQVHGGMGFTWEFDCHMYYRRANAMALGLGSLSYWEDQLIDRMRKKNAA; from the coding sequence ATGAACTTCGATTTCTCCGAGGACCAGAAACAGCTCCGCGACCAGGCGCGCAAATTCCTCACCGAGAAGTGCTCGCCCAAAGCGGTGCGGGTCGTGCTCGACGGCAAGGCGCCGTATGACAAGGAGCTGTGGAAGGGCCTTGCCGAGATGGGTTTTCTCGGCGTGGCGATCCCGGAAGAGTTCGGTGGTGCCGGCGCAGGTCATCTCGAGCTCTGTGTGATCGCGGAGGAGATGGGACGGGCGAACGCGCCGGTGCCGTTCTCCTCGACCGTGTATCTTGCCGCCGAAGCGCTGCTGCTCGCGGGCAGCGAGGCGCAGAAGAAAAAATGGTTGCCGGCGATTGCCTCGGGCGATGCGATCGGCACGCTGGCGCTGTTCGAGGGCAAGGGCAATCCATCGCCGAAGAACGTCAAGCTAATGGCCGCGAATGGCGTGCTCAATGGCGTCAAGAAGCCGGTCGCCGACGGTGCCATCGCCGACTTCGCGGTGGTCGCCGCGCGCACGGGCTCCAGCGGGCGTGATGGCGACATCTCGCTGTTCCTCGTCGACCTCAGGGCTGGCGGGGTCGAGGTGAAAAGCCTGACCAATCTCGATCCGACTCGCGGGCAGGCCGAGATCATTTTCCAGGATTGCAAGGCCGAGCCGCTCGGCGCTTCCGGCGAGGGCTGGAGCATCTTGTCTCAGGTGCTGGACCGCGCTGCGGTGCTGTGCGCCTTCGAGCAGGTCGGCGGCGCCAACCGCGCGCTGGAGATGGGCCGCGACTACGCGCTCGACCGCATCGCCTTCGGCCGGCAGATCGGATCGTTCCAGGCGGTCAAGCACATGCTCGCCGACATGTATGTCTCGGCGACGCTGGCGCGCTCCAACTGCTATTACGGTGCCTGGGCGCTTTCGACCAACGCGGCCGAGCTGCCGGAAGCGGCCGCCGCCGCGCGCATCAGCGCGACGCAGGCGTTCCAGCACTGCGCCAAGAACAACATCCAGGTTCACGGCGGCATGGGTTTCACGTGGGAGTTCGACTGCCACATGTACTACCGCCGCGCCAACGCGATGGCGCTCGGGCTCGGCAGCCTGTCCTATTGGGAAGACCAGCTGATCGATCGCATGCGCAAGAAGAACGCGGCGTAA
- a CDS encoding AMP-binding protein encodes MSGSAAAVMAKPAFRKVEWLARDIDVERRADGTVVLKSRIPLQAYEKHLPAALAKWAKQAPERICLAQRGGPNREWRKVSYGEAKCTVDALTQALLDLNLDGRPVAILSGNSIEHALMTQAAMQARVPAAPVSPAYSLMSHDHVKLKYLFDLIKPAVVMVQDGPIFEKALKALDLTGVTVVHVARPCGDIESVSFAELAATPVTADVEESIAKITPGTVGKLLFTSGSTGMPKAVINTQAMMCANAAMMMQVRPRIPGGPLPTVLDWMPWNHTMGGNAAFHPVLLDGGTLYIDDGRPTPGQFEETIKNLREISPTYYANVPAGYAALAAAMEKDDALCRSFFKNLSIMAYGGARLPDDLYDRMQALAVKTTGERIVFYTGWGSTETAPTSTGTYWDTERVGLIGLPFPGVELKMVPCGSKYELRLRGINVTPGYFGQPELTKKMFDEEGFYCIGDAGIFVDESDPVQGIIFAGRVVEDFKLTTGTFVHVGSLRTDAIAAATPVVHDALVAGQDRAFIGLLAWPNLHACRQLVGNADLSFEDAVKHPEVIACFRRGLEAHNEECEGASSRIIARAMLMAEPPSIDGNELTDKGYINQRAGLERRTALVERLYADKPDQDVIVLR; translated from the coding sequence ATGAGTGGAAGCGCGGCGGCGGTGATGGCAAAGCCCGCCTTTCGCAAGGTCGAGTGGCTCGCGCGCGACATCGATGTCGAGCGCCGCGCTGACGGCACAGTGGTGCTGAAGTCGCGCATTCCGCTGCAGGCTTACGAGAAGCATCTTCCGGCTGCGCTGGCAAAATGGGCGAAGCAGGCGCCCGAACGCATCTGCCTGGCGCAGCGCGGCGGTCCCAATCGCGAATGGCGCAAGGTGTCGTACGGTGAAGCCAAGTGCACCGTGGATGCGCTGACCCAGGCGCTGCTCGATCTTAATCTCGATGGCCGCCCCGTCGCGATCCTCTCCGGCAACTCGATCGAGCACGCGCTGATGACCCAGGCCGCGATGCAAGCGCGCGTCCCGGCAGCGCCGGTGTCGCCGGCCTACTCCTTGATGAGCCATGATCACGTCAAGCTGAAATACCTGTTCGACCTGATCAAGCCGGCCGTGGTGATGGTGCAGGACGGCCCGATCTTCGAGAAGGCATTGAAGGCGCTCGATCTCACCGGCGTCACCGTGGTTCACGTCGCGCGGCCTTGCGGGGACATCGAGAGCGTCAGTTTCGCCGAGCTCGCCGCAACGCCGGTGACAGCTGACGTCGAGGAATCGATTGCGAAGATCACGCCCGGCACCGTCGGCAAGCTGCTGTTCACCTCAGGTTCGACCGGCATGCCCAAGGCCGTCATCAACACGCAGGCGATGATGTGCGCCAATGCTGCGATGATGATGCAGGTGCGGCCGCGCATACCGGGCGGCCCGCTGCCGACCGTGCTCGACTGGATGCCATGGAATCACACCATGGGCGGCAACGCCGCATTCCATCCCGTGCTGCTCGACGGCGGCACCCTCTACATCGATGACGGCCGGCCGACGCCGGGCCAGTTTGAAGAGACCATCAAGAACCTGCGCGAGATCTCGCCGACCTATTACGCCAACGTGCCGGCAGGCTATGCCGCGCTGGCGGCCGCCATGGAGAAGGATGACGCGCTGTGCCGCTCGTTCTTCAAGAACCTCTCGATCATGGCGTATGGTGGCGCGCGGCTGCCTGATGATCTCTATGACCGCATGCAGGCACTGGCCGTGAAGACCACCGGCGAGCGCATCGTGTTCTACACCGGCTGGGGCTCGACCGAGACCGCGCCGACTTCGACCGGCACCTATTGGGACACCGAGCGCGTCGGCCTGATCGGCCTGCCGTTCCCCGGCGTCGAGTTGAAGATGGTGCCATGCGGCTCGAAATACGAGCTGCGCCTGCGCGGCATCAACGTCACGCCCGGTTACTTCGGTCAGCCGGAGCTGACGAAGAAGATGTTCGACGAAGAGGGGTTTTACTGCATTGGCGATGCCGGCATTTTCGTCGACGAGTCCGATCCCGTGCAGGGCATCATCTTTGCCGGCCGGGTGGTCGAAGACTTCAAGCTCACCACCGGCACCTTCGTGCATGTCGGATCACTCCGGACCGACGCGATTGCCGCAGCGACGCCGGTCGTGCATGACGCGCTGGTCGCAGGACAGGACCGCGCTTTCATTGGCCTGCTGGCCTGGCCGAACTTGCACGCCTGCCGTCAGCTCGTCGGCAATGCAGATCTCAGCTTCGAGGACGCGGTGAAGCATCCCGAGGTGATCGCCTGCTTCAGGCGCGGGCTGGAGGCGCACAACGAGGAGTGCGAAGGCGCCAGCAGCCGCATCATCGCACGCGCGATGCTGATGGCCGAGCCGCCCTCGATCGATGGCAACGAGCTCACCGATAAGGGCTACATCAACCAGCGCGCCGGCCTGGAACGCCGCACTGCGCTGGTGGAGCGGCTCTACGCCGACAAGCCGGATCAGGACGTGATCGTGCTGCGATGA
- a CDS encoding SDR family NAD(P)-dependent oxidoreductase, translating to MELKDVAVLITGGGSGLGEATARAMAAKGARIGVIDQNKDNAEKVAAEVKGIALHADVTSEEQIKAAIAKAEAAHGVARVLMNCAGIGGSQRIVGRDGVYPLEKFARIINVNLIGTFNCLRLFAERLVTIEPVGEERGVIINTASVAAYEGQIGQIAYSASKGGVVGLTLPAARDLASQKIRVNTIAPGLFFTPLLMGLNEEARKSLGAQVPHPSRLGDAKEYGALAVHIVENAMLNGETIRLDGAIRMAPR from the coding sequence ATGGAGTTGAAAGACGTAGCCGTTCTCATCACCGGCGGTGGTTCGGGGCTCGGCGAGGCGACGGCCCGCGCGATGGCGGCCAAGGGCGCCAGGATCGGCGTGATCGACCAGAACAAGGACAATGCCGAGAAGGTCGCCGCTGAGGTGAAGGGCATTGCGCTCCATGCCGACGTCACCAGCGAAGAGCAGATCAAGGCGGCGATCGCCAAGGCGGAAGCCGCGCACGGCGTCGCCCGCGTGCTGATGAATTGCGCTGGTATTGGCGGCTCGCAGCGCATCGTCGGCCGCGACGGCGTCTATCCGCTGGAGAAGTTCGCGCGCATCATCAATGTCAATCTGATCGGCACGTTCAACTGTTTGCGGCTGTTCGCCGAGCGCCTCGTCACGATCGAGCCGGTCGGTGAAGAGCGCGGCGTCATCATCAATACGGCTTCGGTTGCGGCTTACGAAGGCCAGATCGGCCAGATCGCCTATTCGGCATCGAAGGGCGGTGTGGTCGGTCTCACTTTGCCGGCGGCGCGCGACCTCGCCAGCCAGAAAATCCGCGTCAACACCATCGCACCGGGCCTGTTCTTCACGCCACTGCTGATGGGTCTGAACGAGGAAGCCCGCAAGAGCTTAGGGGCCCAGGTGCCGCATCCCTCGCGCCTCGGCGATGCCAAGGAATATGGCGCGCTTGCCGTGCACATCGTCGAGAACGCGATGCTCAACGGCGAAACCATCCGTCTCGACGGCGCCATCCGCATGGCGCCGCGGTAG
- a CDS encoding TetR family transcriptional regulator, whose protein sequence is MIERSSIEISLSDIAQKSGANAALVKYHFGNKDGLLLALLARDAATEMSNLEYLLAQPITSTAKLKLHIAGIIRAYHRFPYMNRLIHYLLHESVAGSADEVSKFFVAPLLDFHRRLLAEGVSRGEFRQTDPVLFYTSLIGACDHLFFGRHAMSRATGVGPVTDDVCRQYIKHMETLICGGILTQAGEAAAAG, encoded by the coding sequence ATGATCGAACGCTCTTCGATCGAGATTTCACTCTCCGACATCGCCCAGAAGTCGGGCGCCAACGCCGCGCTGGTCAAATATCATTTCGGCAACAAGGACGGTCTGCTGCTGGCGCTGCTCGCGCGGGACGCCGCGACCGAAATGTCCAATCTCGAATATCTGTTGGCACAACCGATCACGTCGACGGCGAAGCTCAAGCTGCACATCGCCGGCATCATCCGCGCCTATCACCGGTTCCCCTACATGAACCGGCTGATCCATTATCTGCTGCACGAAAGCGTTGCGGGCTCCGCGGATGAAGTTTCAAAGTTCTTCGTCGCGCCGCTGCTCGACTTTCATCGCCGCCTGCTCGCCGAGGGCGTCAGCCGCGGCGAGTTCCGCCAGACCGATCCCGTGCTGTTCTACACGAGCCTGATCGGCGCCTGCGATCATCTGTTCTTCGGCCGGCACGCGATGTCTCGCGCGACCGGCGTCGGCCCGGTCACCGATGACGTCTGCCGGCAATACATCAAACACATGGAAACGCTGATCTGCGGCGGCATCCTCACGCAAGCCGGGGAAGCTGCTGCGGCCGGATAA
- a CDS encoding acetyl-CoA C-acetyltransferase, whose translation MAEAYIVAAARTAGGRKGGRLAGWHPADLAAKVLDELVDRTKVNPALVEDVIMGCVMQVGEQSNNVARNAIMASKLPESVPGTSIDRQCGSSQQALHFAAQAVMSGTMDVVIAAGVESMTRVPMGLSSQLPAKNGFGNYKSPGIEAKYPNIVFSQFTGAEMMAEKYGLSKDDLDEYSFQSHQRAIAATQAGHFKKEIVPLEITRADGSKDTHHIDEGIRFDATLDGIKGVKLIAENGKLTAASASQICDGASGVMVVNERGLKQLGVKPLARIHHMTMTGGDPVIMLDAPLHATKRALEKAGMTIDDIDLFEVNEAFASVPTGWLKTTGADPARLNVNGGAIALGHPLGGSGTKLMTTLVHALHQRGKRYGLQTMCEGGGMANVTIVERL comes from the coding sequence ATGGCCGAGGCTTACATCGTCGCCGCTGCGCGTACCGCGGGCGGGCGCAAGGGGGGCCGCCTCGCCGGCTGGCATCCGGCGGATCTCGCCGCCAAGGTGCTGGACGAGCTGGTCGATCGCACCAAGGTCAACCCTGCGCTGGTCGAAGACGTGATCATGGGCTGCGTGATGCAGGTCGGTGAGCAGTCCAACAACGTCGCGCGCAACGCGATCATGGCGTCAAAGCTGCCGGAGAGCGTGCCGGGCACGTCGATCGATCGCCAGTGCGGCTCCTCGCAGCAGGCGCTGCACTTTGCCGCGCAGGCCGTCATGTCCGGCACGATGGACGTGGTGATCGCCGCCGGCGTGGAATCGATGACGCGCGTGCCGATGGGCCTGTCGTCGCAGCTTCCAGCCAAGAATGGCTTTGGCAATTACAAGAGCCCGGGCATCGAAGCGAAATATCCGAACATCGTGTTCAGCCAGTTCACCGGCGCCGAGATGATGGCCGAGAAGTACGGCCTGTCGAAGGATGATCTCGACGAATACTCGTTCCAGAGCCATCAGCGCGCAATCGCGGCGACGCAAGCCGGCCACTTCAAGAAGGAGATCGTGCCGCTCGAGATCACCCGCGCCGACGGCTCCAAGGACACCCACCACATCGACGAAGGCATCCGCTTCGACGCCACGCTCGACGGCATCAAGGGCGTCAAGCTGATCGCCGAGAACGGCAAGCTCACTGCGGCCAGCGCCAGCCAGATCTGCGACGGCGCTTCCGGCGTCATGGTCGTGAACGAGCGCGGCCTCAAGCAGCTCGGCGTCAAGCCGCTGGCGCGCATCCATCACATGACCATGACCGGCGGCGATCCCGTGATCATGCTTGACGCTCCCCTGCACGCCACCAAGCGTGCGCTGGAGAAGGCGGGCATGACGATCGACGACATCGACCTGTTCGAGGTCAACGAGGCCTTCGCCTCGGTGCCGACCGGCTGGCTGAAGACCACCGGCGCCGATCCGGCCCGCCTCAACGTCAATGGCGGCGCGATCGCGCTCGGCCATCCGCTCGGCGGCTCCGGCACCAAGCTGATGACGACGCTGGTCCATGCCCTGCACCAGCGCGGCAAGCGCTACGGCCTCCAGACCATGTGCGAAGGCGGCGGCATGGCCAACGTGACGATCGTGGAACGGCTGTAA